The DNA sequence GGTTTTCGCGGCGCGCCTTCACACCGGGCGGGCCCGCGAAACGGCCGGTGGCCGAATCGCGACGCAGATCACGTTCACGTTCGGGGGCGGTACGGTCCGACGAGGCGGTCACCGGACACGAGCGTGCCCGCCTGCTTGACGTGCCGCAGGACCGGTGACACCTCCATGCTCTGCAAGCCCGGCAGCGCCCCGATGCGATCCGAGGTGAACTCGAAGAGTTCGTCGAAATCCCGGCAGTGGGCGACGGCATGCACGTTGAAGGGGCCGGAAATGGCCGCCGCGAAGGCGATCTCGGGCTCTCGCGCCAGCGCACGCCCGGCGTTCTTCACCTCCGACGGATGCACGCGCAGCCACAGATTGGCCCGCGCGTGAAAGCCCAGGGCCGCCGGGGCGATCTCGACGTCGACGTACACGACGCGCTGCCGGAGCAGGGTGCGGAGGCGGCGGGACACGCGGCCCGGCGTGGAGCCCGCCGCCTTGGCGAGGCCGGCGAGGCCGGCCCGGCCGTCCGCGGCGAGAGCGGCGAGCAGCCGCTCGTCCTCAGTCGTGAGGCGTACGGGGTCGCCGGCGACCACCGAGGACTCCGTGAACGGCGGCTCCTCGCCGGCGAGCATGGCCTCCTGCTCGGGGGACAGCGTGCCGTGGAGCGCGGCCCAGTAGTGGCCGCGGCCTCCCATGAACTGGCGCAGCATGGCGTAGGCGTTGACGTCGAGCACCGCGGCGGTGCGCGGAAGCCGACGGCCGAGCAGCTCTTCGCGCTGCGCCTCGTCCCGCGACTGGGTCGCGCACGTGACCTCGGATCCCGCCGCGCCCACGGCCACCCAGTTGACGTCGTCCCGCTGGGCGAGCGCGCCCGCGATCGCCTCGACGCTGCCCGGCCGGCAGCGCAGCCGCACCAGCCACCTGCTCTGCCCCAACGCCCCCGGGTTCACCACGCCGGCGACCCGGATGACGCCCTCGGCGCACAGCTGCCGGTACCGGCGGTTGACGGTGCTCTCGGTGAGGCCGAGCGCGGCCGCCATCGAGGCGAAGGAGGCGCGCGGAGCGATCTGGAGCGCGCGGATGATGCGGACGTCATCGGGCCGGATGGCGAAGGATCCGGACACAGAGGCACCTTTCACAGCGGGAATCCTACGAACCGGCCCGCCCCGACCGTCCCCGGAGCGGCACGGCGAGCAGACTCACTCCGTACCGCCGAAGAACGGAGACACCGCCGTATGTCATCGACCAGCAGCGCGGAGCGGCCCGCCCCGACCGCCCTCATCATCGGAGCCTCGCGAGGCCTCGGCCACGCGATGGCGGCCGAGTTCATCCGGCGGGGCTGGAACGTCACCGGCACGGTCCGCGACACCGCCGTGCGCACGCCCCTGCACGAGCTCGCCGAGCGGACCGACGGCCGCGTCGCCGTCGAGCGCCTCGACGTCAACGAGCCCGGCCATCTGCCGCCCCTGCACGCGCGCCTCGCGGAACGGGGCCCGCTCGACCTCCTCTTCGTCAACGCCGGTACCACGAGCGACGAGTGGACGCCCATCGGCGAGGTGGCCACGGACCACTTCGTCACGGTGATGACCACCAACGCCCTCGGCCCCCTGCGCGCGATCGAGGCGCTCGAAGACCTCGTGTCCCCCACCGGCCTCATCGGAGCGATGTCCTCCGGACAGGGCAGCATCACCAACAACACGACCGCCGGCCGCGAGCTCTACCGGGGCAGCAAAGCGGCGTTGAACATGTTCCTGCGCGGCTTCGCGGTCCGGCAGGCCCGGACGCACCCCCGGCGCGGCTTCGTCCTCCTGGCGCCGGGCTGGATCCGCACGGCGCTCGGGGGTCCCGACGCGCCGTACACCGTCGAGGAGAGCGCACCGCTGCTGGTGGACGTCCTGCTGTCCCGGCTGGGCACGTCCGGCCTGGCGTATCTGGACCGCTCGGGCCGGACGGTGCCGTGGTAGGCCCTGCCGGTATCGGCTCTGAGCGGGGGGGGGTGAGCGGGGGGGGGCGCCTGCGGCGGGCTGGTGCCCCGGTCCCGCCCTTTCACCGTTTCTTGCGGGAGGGCCCGCGCCCCCTGAGAGCGGCTCGCCGCTTGTCCTCAAGCGCCGGACGGGGCGGTGATGCCTCACCGCTGTCCCGCGTGGGCCCGGTGAATGTGCTCCGCCCGGTTGGCGACGTACTGGGCCCGGTGCTCCTCGGCGGTGGCCCGCTCCCAGCGGTCCGGCGCGGTGCGCACCCGCGCCTCCGTCCTCCCGATCACGGCGTCCCACCACTGGCACGCCTCGCACGGCGTCACCATGGGCG is a window from the Streptomyces mobaraensis genome containing:
- a CDS encoding Lrp/AsnC family transcriptional regulator yields the protein MSGSFAIRPDDVRIIRALQIAPRASFASMAAALGLTESTVNRRYRQLCAEGVIRVAGVVNPGALGQSRWLVRLRCRPGSVEAIAGALAQRDDVNWVAVGAAGSEVTCATQSRDEAQREELLGRRLPRTAAVLDVNAYAMLRQFMGGRGHYWAALHGTLSPEQEAMLAGEEPPFTESSVVAGDPVRLTTEDERLLAALAADGRAGLAGLAKAAGSTPGRVSRRLRTLLRQRVVYVDVEIAPAALGFHARANLWLRVHPSEVKNAGRALAREPEIAFAAAISGPFNVHAVAHCRDFDELFEFTSDRIGALPGLQSMEVSPVLRHVKQAGTLVSGDRLVGPYRPRT
- a CDS encoding SDR family NAD(P)-dependent oxidoreductase; the protein is MSSTSSAERPAPTALIIGASRGLGHAMAAEFIRRGWNVTGTVRDTAVRTPLHELAERTDGRVAVERLDVNEPGHLPPLHARLAERGPLDLLFVNAGTTSDEWTPIGEVATDHFVTVMTTNALGPLRAIEALEDLVSPTGLIGAMSSGQGSITNNTTAGRELYRGSKAALNMFLRGFAVRQARTHPRRGFVLLAPGWIRTALGGPDAPYTVEESAPLLVDVLLSRLGTSGLAYLDRSGRTVPW